Proteins from one Juglans microcarpa x Juglans regia isolate MS1-56 chromosome 1S, Jm3101_v1.0, whole genome shotgun sequence genomic window:
- the LOC121247277 gene encoding protein FAR1-RELATED SEQUENCE 5-like has translation MNADIEYSNNECDEVGIDKEIGGDETIGEPTVGMKFSSVEEVHAYYMKYSKKKGFAVSKRNSSKDEDGMVKWLCLACARGGTSKSRAANVMKPRQTVKMGCKARINAVFNNEGGYTISNVILDHTHSCSPGKSRHFKCFKKVDARVAKRLERNDEAGIRLSKNFKSMVVEAGGYENVTFKEKECRNYIDNARRFRLGVGGGVALCNYFEDMQKRNLGFYYKINVDNEMRLKNVLGRCPK, from the coding sequence ATGAATGCTGATATAGAATATTCAAATAATGAGTGTGATGAGGTAGGAATTGATAAGGAGATTGGAGGTGATGAAACTATTGGAGAACCAACGGTTGGAATGAAATTTTCATCCGTAGAAGAAGTGCATGCTTACTATATGAAGTATAGTAAAAAGAAGGGGTTTGCAGTATCCAAAAGAAATTCTAGTAAGGATGAGGATGGGATGGTAAAATGGCTTTGCTTGGCATGTGCGCGAGGAGGCACATCAAAGAGTAGGGCTGCCAATGTTATGAAACCAAGACAAACAGTAAAGATGGGGTGTAAGGCTAGGATTAATGCTGTATTCAATAATGAAGGTGGATATACTATATCCAATGTGATATTGGATCACACACACAGCTGTAGTCCGGGAAAGTCAAGACATTTCAAATGCTTTAAGAAGGTTGATGCTCGTGTTGCTAAGAGACTTGAAAGAAATGACGAGGCAGGAATAAGGTTGTCAAAAAATTTCAAGTCTATGGTTGTTGAGGCAGGCGGTTATGAGAATGTAACATTCAAGGAGAAGGAGTGTCGAAACTACATTGACAATGCACGACGATTTCGCCTCGGGGTAGGAGGCGGTGTAGCTCTATGTAACTATTTTGAAgatatgcaaaaaagaaatctggggttttattataagataaacGTTGATAATGAGATGCGGTTAAAGAATGTTTTGGGCAGATGCCCGAAGTAG